Part of the Sphingobacterium sp. LZ7M1 genome, TTGAAAATGGTACCAGGACGACGAATCGACCAGCGATGGATAAGTCGGAACTTAACCTTGGTCCTTTAGTCGAGATAGGTTCTTTCGCTATCTGTACTGGCAATAACATGTTACGGCTTAAAACATCAGATATTTTTCCAGCCTTGTCAATGTCCTTTTCAAGCTTCAAACTATTGAGCAGTTTCTCTTGATAACTGCCATTCTTTACTACCCTTGTTAATTTGATCAAGGATTGTACTTGAGGCCCTAAGTCGAGGTAATGCAGGAAAGCGTCTTTTTCGTAGCCTACATCTACGAATGCGGCATTCAGTCCGGGCATGATTTTCTTTACTCTCCCTAAGTAAATATCACCCACGGCATAATGATTGCCAGCTTGTTCCCTGTTTAGTTCAACTAGTTGTTTGTCCTGTAGTAAAGCAATAGTCACCCCCTTATCGGGGACTGAATCGATAATTAATTCCTTTACCAACAGCTACTTAATTAAGGACAGTTGTGGACTCGCTCCACAACGAATGTTGTCCGGTTAAACATAAAACCGTTTAATGAAAAAAAACAATCTATGATGATGGATAATCGATCATAGATTGTATCACATGATTTATAAGGCTAATGCCCTATAACTATTTTTTCTTGTGTCTATTTTTTCTTAAACGTTTTTTACGTTTGTGAGTAGCCATTTTGTGTCTTTTTCTTTTTTTTCCGCTTGGCATAGCTTTAATGTTTTTAAATGATTTTAAAAAAAATTGTTAATTACTTACTTAGTTCTTCAATCCTGCGATCGATGAACTGGGAGAGACTAGGATCGGCAGCCAGTTCTTTGCTCTTTTGGAAAGCAGCAATAGCTTCGTTCTTCATCCCTATATTTTCATAGCCTGTTGCCAAATAAAAATATGCTTCGGCATCAGGTTTTTGTTCAATTACAATTTTGAAACGATCGATTGCTCGGTCGAATTGACGAGACTGTAATGAGAACAAACCTAAGGTTTTGTTAGCCTCCAGGTTTTTTGGATCAGCTTGAACAACTTCTCTCAAGATAGCAATACCAGCCATCGGGTTGTTGGTTCCAGTAACCATTGCTGCCCCTAATCCTGTTTTTGCATCTAAGCTCGAGCCGTTTAAATTTACAGCTTTTTGATAAACTTCAATAGCTTTCTGGTTTAAGGCACTTGCTAGGACGGTATCTTGAAGATTAGTATATCCTTTACGGAAATTGTCTCCAGATTTCAAGTAGAACTCAAATTTAGGGTCAATCTTAGCCATTTCCTCATAGATATAAGCTTGAGGAGCAGGTTTTTCCACGTCGTTCCATTTATCAGCAAGTTGCTGGTAGATTTTCACGCGTTCGGAACCTTCTGCTTTATTGGCTTTTGCCTCTAGATCTGTGATTTCATTGACAATAGCTGGGTTCAATCCACGCTTAGCCGCTTCAGATACAGAACTCAGATTAAACTGAGATGCAGCAGCTTCAGCTTGAGAAGTTGTAGCTGCTGCATTTTTTTCTTCTTCATCTACCAAGCCCTTCACAGGTTTAAACAATAGGAATCCAATAACAAGGACTACTGCTGCTACAACGATGATCTGGATTTGCTTGGTGTTTTTCATGAAAATGAATTATTTCTTATTTCCGTTCTTAACTTTCTCTACAAATACTTTTGCAGGTTTGAAGCTAGGCACGTAGTGCTCAGGAATGATAATAGCTGTGTTTTTAGAAATGTTACGTGCTGTCTTTTCAGCTCTCTTTTTTACTACAAAACTTCCAAAACCTCTTACGTACACATTCTCACCGCCAATCATAGCGCTTTTAACTACTTTGAAGAATGCTTCAACGGTTTCTTGTACATCAACCTTCTCTAAACCAGTCTTGTTAGAGATCTCTGCAATAATTTCTGCTTTAGTCATATCTATTTTTACTCTAATTAATCTATACCCTAAGCCTATCAGCCCGTTTGGGGATGCAAAAGTATCTTTTTAAAATGAGTAATGGAAATATTTTTGTGATTTTTTAAAATCCAAACCACTATCATTCAATGATTTAGTACAACACTCCCCAATTTTACATTTCAAAAGGCTTGCAAAGCTACAATTATTTTATTGACTATCAAAGTATTAATGAACTTTCTGAACACAATATTTCTCCTATATGACGAATGTCAGCTTCTGAGTGTAAAGCAGATACAACAACCCGATTTAACAGGGGACTTGTCGCTAATGGATATGGAAAACTTGATATCACAATGTTTTTCTGCAACAGATGCTTGTAAAGTAACGGCTGGGTCGAGCTGAAAACCGGAAATTTCTCTATATGGTTCAATGAAGTTTCTCGGGTAATCGATGCCAACAAACTCGTATTGGATTGCATCCTTTCAAAAGCTTTTTCATAAAGATCTTGCCCATGAACCAGCGCATAGAGTGCTGCCGGTGCTGTCGGCGAAGCTCCATTGAAAATAGGATGTTTCTTGATTTTTTCTACAGTGCCCTTGTTTCCAAAAACAACTCCGGCATCAGTTCCAAGACCTTTTGCCAATGATGCTAAAACAACGATTTCGATATTGTCGAATTTCAAAGCTGATAGATCAGCTGAAACTTGGTTCTTCTTTAAAATGCCGATCCCATGGGAGTCATCCAAGATCAAGAGAACCTTTTTGTCTGGCTTTATTTCCCTGAAGATAGAAAAATCAAAATGTAAAGGGGTTAGGTTATCAATACAATTGGAAATTACCAGGACATCATCATGCTCGGCATCATTAATAAATTCAACCGTGGCCTTAGCCCACTCGTCAAAACTCCCATCCACTAGAGGAGTTTCATCTAGCCATAGTGCGGGGTGGCTTCCTGGCGCGTAAAGAACGGTCTTGCCTTTAGAGAGGGCACGAACCGCCACCTGCCCAGCAAGATAACCACTCGAAAGCAAGGCTGCCGCTTCAAAGCCAAAACGATCTGCCAAATGGCACTCAGCTTCCTGATAGATTCCTAGTTGGACATTGTTGGTCCTGGAGGTTCCATTATTGAGCCCAAGCAGGTCGATCCCTTTTTTGTAAAGTTCGATGTATTCTGGATTATCCAGTAATCCAAGATAAGCCGTACCACCAAAAAAGTGGTAATCCGTACCGTCTAGGCTAATAATTCTTCCTGTAGTTTGTTGAAGATTTCTAAAGGAGGTCATGGCAAATGTTATCAGAAAGCAAATGTACAAAAACCTTTCAAACTCCCATTTTTACGATTCATCCTTTATTTCCAACCGTTCAGCTATTTATTGTTTTCCTTTTGTTTGAATAGGCTTAAAATTGAAATAAAAACTGCTCATGAAACCATTAATAGCCCTAGTCCTGTTCATCCTTATTTCCACGAGTTCAAAGGCACAAATCATTAGCGGAAAAGTAATTAACACGAAAAGAAAGCCTATTTCTAATGTAAATGTTTTTATAGTCGGCAGTTATGACGGAGCATCAACAGACTCCCTTGGTGGATTTTCTTTCAAGACTGAAACAACAGGAAAACAAGTTTTGCAATTCAGTTCGGTTGATTACATAGGCAAATCTCTTGAAATTGAGATTGTAGACAATCTTTTTATCGAAGTCAGCATGGCTGCAGAGGACAATCAGATCGAGGCAGTGACGGTCAGGGCAGGGCAGTTGAGCGTTGGGAACCAGAACGGCGCAGTTCTTTCACCGTTGGATATCGTAACGACAGCGGGGAGCATGGGAAATATTGTGGCGGCCTTAGGAAAATTACCTGGAGCTCAGATTGCAGGGGAAAACGGCAGGCTAATGGTTCGGGGTGGCGATCCTAGCGAGACCCAGACTTACATCAATGGCATACTGGTCGGCCAGCCCTACACCGCATCAGCCAATGGCGTTCCGGTTCGTGGCCGCTTCTCCCCTTTCCTTTTCAAAGGGACCAACTTCTCCACAGGAGGTTATGGTGCGGAGTTTGGAAATGCTCTTTCAGGAATACTGAATCTGACAAGCTCCCAGGTTATTGAAGAGCCTAAAACTGAACTTTCCTTTTCTACAGTGGGTCTAGGGCTGAGCAATTCGCAGAAATGGGGAAACAGTTCCCTGAGCCTAAATGCCAGTTATACCAATCTCAAGCCATATAACAGCTTAATCAACCAGAACATTACTTGGCATAAACCTTATGAGCAAGCTTCTGGAGAGGCCATCTTCAGAAACAAGGGCAAACATCATTTTTTTAATCTCTATGCATCGTTTGCTGCTGAAGACTTCAGTTTTACGGATTATAGCGTTCAATATTCCCAGGATATCAAAACTGCGATCAAGTCCAACAACTATTATCTGAACAGCAATTTAGTGTATTATCTGCCTTCAAACTGGAAATTGGAAACAGGTTTAGGGATAAGCTATCTAGACCGCAGCTTGCATTTCCATGAATTCACCATACCAACAAAGGAAAAAGGGAGCCATGCTAAGGCCTTGTTCAAGAAGAATGCGAATCGATGGAATTTCATGTTTGGAGCAGAACATTTTTACAATGCGGTCGATGAAAAGTTCCAGCAAAACAAAGACAATCCCTTTTCTTACGGATTCAATCGGTCTAATGCAGCTGTATTCACGGAAGGACAATATAGGCTGTTTTCAAAAATGACCTTAGACCTTGGCTTGAGATATGTAGACAACTTCAAAAACCAGCGTTTTCTGGAGCCAAGGGCAGCATTGGCTTATATTCCATCAACAAACCACATGCTTTCTCTCTCCTATGGCAAATATCATCAGGATCCTAATCCGGACATTTTCAAGTTCGACACAGACCTGAAATGGCAATCAGCAGAACATTATATTTTCAACTACACCTTCAATCAAAAAGGGCAGATGCTGCGCTTAGAAGGCTTCCTAAAAAACTATCACGACCTAATTACCTATAACAGCTTAATTCCGCAATACAACTCAACCTTTGCCAACAATGGCTACGGAAAAGTAAAGGGAATCGACTTTTTCTGGAAGGATAGCAATACCATCCCGAACCTTCAATATTGGATATCTTACTCCTATACCGACCCCAAGAAACTCGAAAGGAACTACGAATATGCCGTGCAGCCAAGTTATTTGGCCAAGCATTACTTCTCCATCGTTGGTAAATATTGGGTATCCAGCTGGCGATCCCAGGTTGGCCTGACAAATACCTACATTTCAGGAAGACCATATAACAATCCCAACCTAAGCGGATTTATGCAATCGATGACCAAAGCTCAAAATGACCTATCTTTCAGTTGGTCATTTCTATTGACCCAGCAAAAAATCCTTTTTTTCTCTATCACCAATATCTTGGGAAACAAACCCATCTATGGTTATGAGTATAGCCCATCTCGCAACGCTACAGGACAGTTCGAAGGGCGTGCCATGATTCCAACCGCCAAAAGATTTGCATTTGTAGGCTTCTTTTGGACCATCAGCAAGAACAAAAAAGACAACCAATTGGATCAATTATAACCGTTCATCCAGTGAATTCAACAGTTCATCCCATTGGATTTTATGAGAAACCTCAAAAAACTGATTTTTATATAAACTAAAATATACACGACATGAAAACTTTAATCTGCACTTTATTGACATTAATTAGTTTTTCCGTATTTGCACAAGGCAATTATGAAAAAGCAATGGGTGAAGCCCTTCAGGCATGGAAAGATGGCAAGGTAAAGGAAGCAAGTGCTCAATTTGAGAGAATAGCACAAGTAGAAAAAGACAACTGGATTCCAAAATACTACCAGGCACTGACCTTGGTGACAAGCTCTTTTCATCTGCAAGATGAGACGGAAAAGGCTAACGCATTAAAGAAAATCGGTGAATTAATTCCGAAAGACGAGAAAGACCTCAATTCAGAATGGTTGGTTGTAAGGGCATTGGCTACCACCTCCGATATGATTACCGACCCTATGAGCAAAGCCGCTATCTTGAGCCCTTCTATCATGGCTGATTATGAAACTGCAATCAAGATGGATCCTAATAATCCACGTGCTATCATTGGATTAGCTGAATTCAGCATGCAATCAAAGAAATTTATGGGCGGCGACACCAAGGAGGAATGTGAAAGTATTCAAAAAGCATTACCTTTATTTGACACTAAAAAAACTGAGCCTGCCTTCTATCCTTCATGGGGAAAAGAAAGAGCAGAGGCACTCCTAAAAGAATGTAAATAAACACTAAATGAAGCAATTTCTAAGATCCATCATCTTGGCAGTAATCATCAGTTTGGCGATCTACAGCAGCATTGCCATCTATGTACTGTTCCATACAGGGAGCTTAGAAATGTCTTTTATCAAAGCTCCAGAATCCATTGCAGGCATTTCTTACGGCATCTTTCTGTTCTTATCCGGAAGCTCCTCAAGCCGCATATTAAACCATTTTATTCCCGATAAAACCAAAGTTTTCAATCGGGTTTTCGGTTTCATCATCCTTACCAGCATCCAAGCGCCAATCGTTATTTTCATCATCAACATGCTGATATCAAAACTGATGCTGAATAAAACTTTCAGTGAGTTTGTATCCGATGAAAATTGGTTTGCCTACATCCCTTTGACCATAATATCCATCCTGATTGGATTAGGATTCTATGCCTTCTACTATTTCAAACAATTCAAGAACAAACAGATTGCACAACAGAAAAAGATTGCTGGGGAGGCAACGGCTCAACTCGAATCGTTAAAAAACCAGATTGACCCCCACTTTCTTTTCAACAGCCTGAACGTGCTGATCGGCTTGATCGAGGAAGATCAAAAGAACGCTATTGCATACACCAAATCGCTCTCCAAGATCTATCGCTATATCCTTGAGCATAAGGACAATGAATATGTTAGCATCAAGCAGGAACTGGAATTTGCAAACAACTATATTTCCCTACTTCAAATCCGTTTTGAAGATGCCATAGAATACAAAATGGAAGTGCAAAACCTTCAGGAAAACGAGTTTACAATCCCCCTTGCCTTACAGCTCCTATTAGAAAACTGTATACAGCACAATAAGGCCACTGAACAAAATCCATTGAAGATTAAAATCTTTCAAGAAGGCGATTTACTGGTTGTAGAGAACAATCTTCAAGAAAAAGAAAACAAAAGCTCCTCTACCAAGGTTGGACTCAAAAACATCAGGGAGCGATATCTCCTGACAAGCAAGAAGGATATCCAAATCATCAAATCCGAAGAGAAATTCACCGTTAAATTGCCAATCCTAGTTTCATGAAAGATTACCGAACCCTAATTATTGAAGATGAAAAACCTGCAGCCAGGCTATTATCCAGGAAATTGAACAGCATAGGGATACAGGCCATCGAGATGCTGCACTCGGTTGAACAGGCAAGAAAATGGTTTATGGAAAATCAGGCTCCAGACCTCATCTTTCTGGATATCCAACTATCTGATGGCTTGTCTTTTGAGATTTTTGATGGATTGGAAATCAATAGCGCCATTATCTTTACTACTGCCTATGATGAATTTGCTATCCGTGCGTTTAAGTTGAACAGCGTCGATTATCTCTTGAAACCGATTGCCGAAGAAGAACTTGAAATTGCAATTGGTAAGTTTGAACGATTAAGGAATCAGCAGCCCAGCATCGATTTACAGCAAATAAAAAAGCTGATCAGTCCCGATAAAAATCAATATAAGACCAGATTTAGCATCAAGGTAGGCAATAACATCAAATTGATCCCCATTGAAGAAATCGAATGTTTCTTTTCAGAAAACAAGGGCACATACGCCTATTGCGACAATAACAGCCAATATCTATTGGACCAAACATTGGAACAGATCGAAACAGTTTTGGACCCTGATAAATTCTTCCGGATAAGCAGAGGAAACATCGTGAACATCAATTCCATTCAGAGCATATCGGTCCATTCGAGTTCCCGACTGCGGGTACAACTGAACAACTGCCCTTCACAGGAACTTATCGTAAGCCGAGAAAGAGTCAGCGACTTTAAAGAATGGTTGGAATAACCTTAGTACAGGTGGAATTTCAAGGGAATATTAAGGCCAACGCCAAAGGTAAACCCATCGATTGGCTTAAAATTTTCTTTGGTATTGATATCAAATCCATAGCCAGCTGAAAGTTCTAGAATAGAAAAAACGCTGATCCCTGCCTTAGCCGTAGCGGTATACGGGGTAATTTCCCCCTTGATGAATGGCCAAACCGCAACGTTATTGAGGTAATATGTAACGCCAAATTCAGGGATTACATTAGACTGATCCATCATCCAAGTAAAGTTGGCACCAGCATCAAACTTGATGTACTGAGATTGGTTCGGCGCAAATAACCCCCAA contains:
- a CDS encoding tetratricopeptide repeat protein; translation: MKNTKQIQIIVVAAVVLVIGFLLFKPVKGLVDEEEKNAAATTSQAEAAASQFNLSSVSEAAKRGLNPAIVNEITDLEAKANKAEGSERVKIYQQLADKWNDVEKPAPQAYIYEEMAKIDPKFEFYLKSGDNFRKGYTNLQDTVLASALNQKAIEVYQKAVNLNGSSLDAKTGLGAAMVTGTNNPMAGIAILREVVQADPKNLEANKTLGLFSLQSRQFDRAIDRFKIVIEQKPDAEAYFYLATGYENIGMKNEAIAAFQKSKELAADPSLSQFIDRRIEELSK
- a CDS encoding HU family DNA-binding protein translates to MTKAEIIAEISNKTGLEKVDVQETVEAFFKVVKSAMIGGENVYVRGFGSFVVKKRAEKTARNISKNTAIIIPEHYVPSFKPAKVFVEKVKNGNKK
- a CDS encoding 8-amino-7-oxononanoate synthase, with product MTSFRNLQQTTGRIISLDGTDYHFFGGTAYLGLLDNPEYIELYKKGIDLLGLNNGTSRTNNVQLGIYQEAECHLADRFGFEAAALLSSGYLAGQVAVRALSKGKTVLYAPGSHPALWLDETPLVDGSFDEWAKATVEFINDAEHDDVLVISNCIDNLTPLHFDFSIFREIKPDKKVLLILDDSHGIGILKKNQVSADLSALKFDNIEIVVLASLAKGLGTDAGVVFGNKGTVEKIKKHPIFNGASPTAPAALYALVHGQDLYEKAFERMQSNTSLLASITRETSLNHIEKFPVFSSTQPLLYKHLLQKNIVISSFPYPLATSPLLNRVVVSALHSEADIRHIGEILCSESSLIL
- a CDS encoding TonB-dependent receptor, translating into MKPLIALVLFILISTSSKAQIISGKVINTKRKPISNVNVFIVGSYDGASTDSLGGFSFKTETTGKQVLQFSSVDYIGKSLEIEIVDNLFIEVSMAAEDNQIEAVTVRAGQLSVGNQNGAVLSPLDIVTTAGSMGNIVAALGKLPGAQIAGENGRLMVRGGDPSETQTYINGILVGQPYTASANGVPVRGRFSPFLFKGTNFSTGGYGAEFGNALSGILNLTSSQVIEEPKTELSFSTVGLGLSNSQKWGNSSLSLNASYTNLKPYNSLINQNITWHKPYEQASGEAIFRNKGKHHFFNLYASFAAEDFSFTDYSVQYSQDIKTAIKSNNYYLNSNLVYYLPSNWKLETGLGISYLDRSLHFHEFTIPTKEKGSHAKALFKKNANRWNFMFGAEHFYNAVDEKFQQNKDNPFSYGFNRSNAAVFTEGQYRLFSKMTLDLGLRYVDNFKNQRFLEPRAALAYIPSTNHMLSLSYGKYHQDPNPDIFKFDTDLKWQSAEHYIFNYTFNQKGQMLRLEGFLKNYHDLITYNSLIPQYNSTFANNGYGKVKGIDFFWKDSNTIPNLQYWISYSYTDPKKLERNYEYAVQPSYLAKHYFSIVGKYWVSSWRSQVGLTNTYISGRPYNNPNLSGFMQSMTKAQNDLSFSWSFLLTQQKILFFSITNILGNKPIYGYEYSPSRNATGQFEGRAMIPTAKRFAFVGFFWTISKNKKDNQLDQL
- a CDS encoding sensor histidine kinase, with amino-acid sequence MKQFLRSIILAVIISLAIYSSIAIYVLFHTGSLEMSFIKAPESIAGISYGIFLFLSGSSSSRILNHFIPDKTKVFNRVFGFIILTSIQAPIVIFIINMLISKLMLNKTFSEFVSDENWFAYIPLTIISILIGLGFYAFYYFKQFKNKQIAQQKKIAGEATAQLESLKNQIDPHFLFNSLNVLIGLIEEDQKNAIAYTKSLSKIYRYILEHKDNEYVSIKQELEFANNYISLLQIRFEDAIEYKMEVQNLQENEFTIPLALQLLLENCIQHNKATEQNPLKIKIFQEGDLLVVENNLQEKENKSSSTKVGLKNIRERYLLTSKKDIQIIKSEEKFTVKLPILVS
- a CDS encoding LytTR family DNA-binding domain-containing protein, whose translation is MKDYRTLIIEDEKPAARLLSRKLNSIGIQAIEMLHSVEQARKWFMENQAPDLIFLDIQLSDGLSFEIFDGLEINSAIIFTTAYDEFAIRAFKLNSVDYLLKPIAEEELEIAIGKFERLRNQQPSIDLQQIKKLISPDKNQYKTRFSIKVGNNIKLIPIEEIECFFSENKGTYAYCDNNSQYLLDQTLEQIETVLDPDKFFRISRGNIVNINSIQSISVHSSSRLRVQLNNCPSQELIVSRERVSDFKEWLE